CTGAAAGTGTTTTGGATATTATTGAAAATGAGTTTGATGGAAAGTCAAATATAAAATCTATGGTTCAATTTGGTGGTCAAACAGCTATTAATATGTCTCAAGTTTTAGGTCAATATAATATGCCAATTTTAGGATCTTCAGCAGAAGTTATAAATGATGCATCAGAAAGAGGAAGATTTGAGAATATAGCCAAGAAAGCGAATGTATTACAACCATCAGGGGCCGCAACTCGAAATTTAGATGATGCACTAAAAATCGCATCAAAAGTTTCATATCCAGTTATGGTTAGGCCATCATATGTTTTAGGCGGAAGAGCAATGGAAATAGTTCATTCAGAGAATGAATTAAAGAGATATTTTACTCGCGCCCAAAATTATGTTCCTGGTCAGACTATTTTAGTGGATCAATATATTTCAGGTATTGAAATAGAGATTGATGCTATTTGTGATGGAGATAATGTACTAATACCTGGAATTATGCAGCATGTTGAGAGAGCAGGTGTGCATTCTGGAGATAGTACAGCAGTTTATCCTGCTTATGATCTGTCAGAAAATGAAAAAAGCGAAATAGTTGAAGCAACCAAAAAACTAGGAATAACATTGGGAATCAAAGGTCTAATGAATATTCAGTTTATAGTCAAAAGGTCAAAAAAATCTTTCTTTGATAATAATTCACATAATAGTAATGACGAGAAATCAAAGCTATATGTTATTGAGGTAAATCCTCGATCTAGTAGAACCATACCATTTATTTCAAAAATAACTGGTATACCAATGATAAAACTTGCTGTAAAAGTAATGTATGGTAAAAAACTATTAGATCTTGGTTATGGTATAGATTTGGTACCAGAAAAAAAATTATTTGCGGTAAAATCACCAGTCTTTTCTATGTCAAAATTATCAGGAGTAGATACATATTTGGGTCCTGAAATGAAATCAACTGGTGAAGTTATGGGAATAGATGATAATTTACCAGACGCTATGAAAAAAGCAATGATTGCTTCGGGGTTAGAAGTAAATGAAAAGACAAGTTTTTTACTGTCTATTGCTGATAGAGATAAAGAAGATTCATTAGATTTTATCAAGAAATTAAAAGCTAATGGAAATACTATTTATGCAACTGAAGGAACTTATAATTTTCTAAAATCTAAAGGTTTTGACTCCATTAAGATTAACAAAATCCTTTCTGAATCACCAACTGTAATTGATATTATTAATGAAGGAAAAGTAGGAGCGGTTCTTAATACAGTTACTGGAAATAGAAATTCAATTCAAGATGGATATCATATAAGAAGAAAAGCTACAGAATTTTCAATTCCTTGCTATACTTCTATCGACACGGCTTATGCGACTATTATGAATAGTTCTTCAAAAAGTCTGAAGGTTAGTACCTTTGATGATTACTTAGATTGATTTATGCTTTTATAGCCCTGACAGACAACCAGTTTCTTGGTACTGTTGTGAGAGACATCTCACTAAATACTTCTTTGAGGGCTTTTTGCAAAGTTTTCTTACCTATATCTAAAGGTACCCCAGGTAGAACTCCTTCAATCCAATCTCTAAACTCACTTATGTAATGAAAACCATCTATTGGAACTTGATATGATTTAGCTTTTATGTGTTCGATTTTATAGCCTGTTTTTTCTAGTAGAGAAACATAATCTTCAGGTCTTAATTGTTGCCTTGAAGATACCTTTTCAGATTTCTTAGGTCTCATTTTGTGATCTTTACTTAAGAGTCTAAGTGACCTAAACATCCATTTTCTATAAAATTCATGAGACTCCTCAGGGTGCGAACCATCATAAAAAGAAGTATTAAATGCAAGTACACCTCTACTATTTAGTTTTCCACCAATGTCTTCAAGTAATTTTAATTTATTTGGTACGTAATGAATGGAATTACAATAGATCATTGCATCAGCTTTATCCCTAACAGCATCTGTAAGATTTTGAACTTCAGAATGAATAAATCTTACAATAGGACTATTTTCTAATTCAGATGCAGCAGTTTTGAGCGCACTTTTTGAGCTATCTACTGCATAAATTACAGAGTCTTTAGCTGATATTATTTTTTCTAAAATAAGTTTTGTAATATTGCCTGTCCCACAACCTAAATCAACTATTGATTTTTTATCATAAATATTGGCCAGCTCAATGAATTCAGAGTTAATTGAACTATAGAAGGGTAAATTTGCAAACGCATTAAATGCATATTGTTCACTTTGAGTTTGATTTGCCATTTTATAAATTAGTTATGTTTTATTAAAATATATTATAATTTCATATATTAATGTATCCCAAGTAGACTAAATTAATCAATATTTCAAACAAAGTATAGATGAAAATAAATCAACTGATAAAAATTCCATTAGTAATATTACTGACTTTATTTTTTATAATTTCATGTGATGAAGATAGTAAAATAATAATGGCTGCTGCATCTTTAGAAGAAATATTAAACGATCACAAAGATGAATTTATTAATAGTGAGCAAATTTATTTAAATTATGGAGGGTCATTGAGTCTAGCAAGAAGAATTGAAACTAACCAAAATAAAATAGGGGCAGTTATCTTTTCATCTAATGAATCATTTCAAGTCATAAAAGATATGAATATTATTAAAGAAGATTCAATTTCTACATTAGCATATAATTCACTAGTTATTGTTTCTTCTGAAAAAAAATTTAATTCCCTAGAAGATGTAAAAAGTTCTAGAAATAAATTATTAATTGCTGATCCAAAAGTTGCTCCCGCTGGCATTTACTCAAAGCAAGCTGTAGAAAAATTATTTGAATATGATTATATAAAAGAAAATATATTGACTTCAGGTGATGTAAGTTCTGTTTCTAATCTTATTAGGACTAACAAAAATATGTTTGGAATTGTTTACAAGACTGAAGCGGTAAAGAATAATCTTAATATTGTATTTAATATACCAAATAATTTTCACGATAAAATAGAATATAAAGTAGGTATTCTTAAATCAAATAAAAGCAAATACGTTGAAGAGTTTATTTTGACTTTGCAATCCAAAAAAAATCAAAATAACTTGAGAGAATTAGGATTTATAGTTAAGTAAATGGATATTATAGGAATAATTTTTACTACTCTCAAAATCACAATTTTATCTACACTAATCAGTTTTCTTTCATCTGTAATCCTATCTTTATTAGTGCTGAAGTATAGAAAAATTATTCTAATAGTTGATGTAATAACAACTTTACCACTTGCATTGCCCCCTGTACTAACTGGGTACTTCATAATATATATAAGTAACGGTTATCTTACTTTTAATTGGCTAGGGGGTAGCTTGGCTTGTGCAATAATTTCACTCCCACTTGTATATAGAACAATTTTTGTTTCTATTTCTTCTATTAATGCAAATATAGTAAATACCTCAAGAATTCTTGGTGCGAGTAGGATACAAACATTCTTTTTGGTAGTATTACCAACACTCAAAATTGGTATCTTTACTTCAATATTTTTAGGCTTTATAAGATCAATTTCAGAGTTTGGAGCAACTATGATCGTTTCTGGAAATATTTCAGGTGAAACACAAACACTTTCAACTGGTATTTACACTGCAATACTTAATGGTGATGATAATAGTCTATTTATTTTGACCTTATCTTCTATATTCTTGGCTCTATTTTCAATAATAATATTTAACATAATCAGAAGAAATCAAAAGGCTTTGAATTTTTATGAATAAAATAGATTTTAAACTAAAAATAAATTTACCTAATTTTACGCTTAGATCTGAATCTAATTTTTCTCAAGGCTTAAACTATATTTGGGGAAGATCCGGTCAGGGAAAATCTACTCTATTAAATTCAATATCAGGATTTATAAAAAACTGTGAGGGATTTATAAATGTTAATGATGAAATAATTTTTTCTTCTGAAAATAAAAAGTCTCTTCCTCCAGAAAAGCGGAAAATTTCATATGTTCAACAAAATGATCTACTTTTTAGTAACTTAACTGTTTATGAAAATCTTAAGTTTGGGTATCAATTTCTTAATGAGAAAGATAAAAAAATAACCCCAAATGAGTGTGCTAGTTATTTTAACGTAGAAGAATTATTAAATTTATACCCTAATGAATTATCAGGAGGACAAAAGCAGAGAGTATCATTAGCAAGAGCTTTTTCTCGAAATGCCGGAGTTGTTTTGCTAGATGAACCAATTAATTCTCTTGATGCTTTTTCAAGAAAAGATATCTTAGGAAAAATAGAAAAGATAACCAATGAACTAAATTTATGTTTATTATTTGTAACACATTACATAGAAGATATTTTCGAAATATCTAACGATATTTTGCTAGTGGAAAATGGAACTGCTAATAAAAAAATTAATAAAAAAGATATTTTTAATCATTGGGAAGAAGAAGATGTACTAAATCAAATAGTTGATAACGCAGAATTTGAAGGGAAATTTTTTAATTCAAACTCTGTTATGATTTCAAAAAAGAAATTTGATCATACCAATCACGGATTTTATTTTTCTGGAATAATTGATCAAATTATAAATAATAAAAATAATTCACTACTAAATATAGATTGTAAAAAAAATTACTTTATTTCAATTGATAACAAAATACTTAATAGTTTAGACTTATCTAAAGGTTCTCAAGTAGAATGCTTTGTTTATAAAAACTTAATCATATGAAATCTTTTAATGAAAATCTTCTAGATAATATAAAAAATAAAAAATCTTTTCTAATAGTTGGATTAGATCCTAATTTAGCTAAAATGCCCACAAAGAACATATATGATTTTAATCGAGAAATTATTGATAATACTTATGATTTAGTTGTTGGTTATAAACCTCAAATGGCTTTTTATGAATCTTATGGTTTTGATGGACTCAAGGCGCTAGAAAAGACCATAGACTATATAAAGAACTTACCAGAAAAAAAAATTATAATTGGTGATTGCAAAAGATCTGATATTGATTCAACCAGTGAAGCTTATTCTAAAGCAATGTTTGAATTTTGGGATTTTGATTCTGTAACTATTGTTCCTTACTTCGGAAGAGATGGAATATTACCTTTCATTAATAGATCAGACAAAGGTGTATTCATTGTATGCAGATCATCAAATAAATCAGCTGGTGAATTTCAAGACTTATTTTCTGAAAAAGAGCAACTAACTTTATACGAGAAAGTTGCACTAATATCTTCGGAGCTAAATATAAAAGATAATGTAGGTCTAGTAATGGGAGCAACTTATCCTAAAGAACTAGAAATTATAAGAAATTTAGTTCCTAGTCTACCTTTTCTGATACCAGGTATAGGTCATCAAAAGGGAGATTTAGCTGAAGTACTTAATAAGTCAATATTGGATAAACCCATAATATTATTAAATTCCTCTAGAGGAATAATTTATGCTTCATCTAAAATTGGAGATTACGGACAAAAGGCAAGGACTAAAGTTTTGGAAATAAATAATGAAATTTCTAAAATATATTCGTTTTAAGAGTCATAAAATTTATTGACCTAAATTCTAAATTATATATTCTATTATTATGGATGAAATGATAATAGACAGCTTAAAAATAAATACAATGGGGCAGAGAGTATTAATATTAAAGCAAAAAAAAGGCTCCTTATTTTTAGCTATTTGGATAGCTGCAGCTGAGGCAGATGCTATAGCAATAAGAATGCAGAAGGTAGAAATACCTAGACCCTTAACTCATGATTTGCTTTGCAATGCGATTGAAAAATCAGGTGGAAAAATAAAATCAGTTCAAATAGAAAAAGTTGATAATGGCACCTTCTATGGTTCAATATCAATTATTCAACAAAATTCTCAAAATAATGAATTGATTTTAGATTCTAGACCATCTGATGCTATGGTTATTGCTCTTAAATTAAATATCCCAATTCTCTGTGATAAATCTGTTTTGGAAAAAGCTGGGTTTAAAAAATCTAAACTTGATATTGATAATCCTATTGAATCGGATGCAATCTCTGAAGGTAATGTTGAAAAAGATAACTATTCACCATTAGGTGAAAAAGAAAGAAAGAGTCTTTCAGTATTTGAATCTTTTATTGATACCCTGGACATAGATGAGTAAAAAAATAAAACCTCATGAAACTTCAACAAAATTAATTTTTTCCACAATTTTTCTTGTCGGTAAATATTTAGGATTAGGCTGGATAATTATTACTCCTACTATAATCTTCACTTTTGGAGGTAATTTTTTGGATAATATGTTAAATCTTGGCTATTTAATGACCTTAATGGGTTTGATGATTGGGTTAATTATAGGTATTATTGGAACGGTTAGAATTTTAAAAAGTTAAATGTAATAAAGTATGTTTTTGAAACCAAAATTTATAATTATATTTTCTTCAATTTCTGTAATATTTGTTTTATCTGTTTTAGGTGGTGCTCTTGGAGCCAGTTTTGGCTTTGGATTTCTAGGCGGTCCGATGCCTTTCATTTCAATAGCGGCAGAATCTGTTTATAGTATTTCTTCTCCATTTTCATATAATCTAAAAAATTCAACAGTGATGCTTTGGATAGCTATGATAGTTTTGATAATAATTTCTTGGAGAGCTACAAGAAATATCAAAGAAATTCCATCAGGTCTTCAAAATATATTTGAATTACTATTCCAATTTTTTATCGATACTGCAGATGAAGCTGGTGGTAAAAAAGCAAGAAGATTTCTACCGGTTGTAATAACTATTTTTCTCGGAGTTCTGGCTTTCAACTGGATGGGAATTCTACCGGGTGTGGGTTCAATCGGTAAGGTAGAAACAATTGAAGAATGGGTCCACCATCATTCACATTCTGGTCATTGTTATGATGTTGCAAAAGGATCGGAAAATAAAAATATTGATAAGTATTTATTGGCTGAACTATGCGTATTAGAGGAAGATGCATCCCATGGGTTTGTTGTTTTTGACGATTTTAGTTCAATAAACTTAATGCCTTTAGGTAGAGGAGAATCAACTAGAGCTCCTCTGCATTCAATTGGTGACTACGAAGTTCAAAATATAATTGATATTAAGAAGAAAATCACAGCAGGTACTAAACCTGAAGATGTACAAGAACTGACAATAATTAGAGAAAATATAAAGAATGGTAAAGTATTGAAACTTTACAAAAATCCTGACGATGGAAGTATTAGCCCTAATTCTTATCTAGGAAAGAAAACAGGAGAACTGATTCCATTTTTTAGAGGGGCATCTACTGATGTAAATACAACTCTTGCAATAGCGATTTTTTCTATGATTGCTATTCAATTTTGGGGATTTTCATCATTAGGGTTTTCTGGTTACGGAGGTAAATTTATCAATTTTTCTCACGGACCAATAAATGCCTTTGTTGGCATTTTAGAATTATTTGGAGAATTTGCTAAAACTATAAGTTTTACTTTTAGGCTTTTTGGAAATATGTTTGCAGGAGAAATAGTTTTAATATCCATGGGATTTTTACTTCCTCTCATAGGGATGATTCCTTTTATGGGATTAGAGCTTTTTGTCGGAGTAATCCAAGCATTTATATTTTCGATGTTAACATTAGTTTTTGGTGTGATGGCAATTACCTCACACTCAGAGCATGAGGAGCATGAATAGCAAGTTTTAAAAAAAAACAAATGAAGGGAGCATGAAATGGCAAGTGAATATCAACCAATTGGAGCAGCATTATCCATGGGACTGGGAGCGATAGGTTCAGCATTAGGTATAGGAATGCTAGCTAATGGAGCTTTACAATCTCTAGGAAGAAATCCTGAGGCAAGAGGTCCAATTCAACAGAGTATGATTTTAGCTATTGCTTTTACAGAAGCTATAGCAATTTATTCTCTTGTTGTAGCCATATTAATATTATTTGTACTGTAAATTATTTTTTTTACTATAAAGTTTTCAGCTGATTCTATCAGCTGAAAAAGGAGAATAAAAATATGGATGCATTAGGTATAAACTTATCAGGGTTGATAACCCAACTACTTAGTTTTACTGTTTTATTTTTAATACTAAGAAAGTTGCTCTTTGGCCCTATAAGTTCTGTTTTACAAAGTAGAGCTACAAAAATTCAAGAAAGTCTTGAAGCCGCAGAAAGAGTTAAAAATGAAGCTGATGAATCTGCCGAGAAATTAGAAAAAGAAATCAATTTAGCTAGGCAAGAAGGTCAAAAGCTAATAAGTGACGCTAGGGAAGCGGCTGAAAAGTTTAAAGAGCAAGAAATGAATAAAGCTCAAAAAGAATCACAAGAAATTATTGATAAAGCGAATAAAGCTATTGAAAAAGAGAAAGATCTTGCAATTCAGTCTGTTAGAAAAGAATTTTCTTCTCTAGTTATTTCTGCAGCATCAAAGGTAGTAGATAAATCAATTGATGAAAAAGATCATAAAAAAATAATAGATAGCGCTTTAGAGGAAGAAATAAAAAAGAATTAATATGGTAAGTTCAGTAGTCAAAAGATATGGAAAAGCAATATTAGAAATTGCATTAGAATCTAAAAAAATTGATAGTTGGATAAAAAATTTTGAAGATTCTGAAGAAATAATTCTAGACGAGGATTTATTTTCTTTCTTAAGCTCTCCTCAGGTTCCTATTTCAGAGAAATTAAATTCAATTGACACTCTGATGAATGATTATGAGACTTTATTTATTAATTTTTTGAAAGTTTTAATAATTAGGTCGCAAGTTGAGCTTTTCTTGCCTATAAAGGAAGAGTTCTTTGATCAGAATAAGATCCTTGAGGGCAAAGTTTTAGCAAATATAACAACTTCTGTGAAATTAGATAGGACTCAAAAAGACTTATTGACCAAGAAAATATGTGATATTTTTGAAGTAAATGAAGTCGAAATAATTGAGCATAAAGATGAGTCAATAATTGGAGGATTCATAATCAAGGTTGGAGATACAATAATTGATTCATCAACAAAAAATAAACTTAATGGATTAGAAAAATATTTATTAAGATCAACGACATTAAAGTAATAATGGAGAAATATTATGTCACCAAATAGTCAAGATATAGCATCAATAATTAAAAAACAAATTGAGGAATTTGGAGGGGACTTCTCAATGGTAGATATTGGAACCGTTGTAGAAGCAGGAGATGGTGTTGTCAGGATTCATGGATTATCAGGGGTTAAAGTCAATGAATTACTTCAATTTCCAAATGATATTATTGGCCTAGCCCTAAATCTAGAGGAAGATAGTGTAGGAGCAGTTATACTTGGTGATTATCTTGGAATTAAGGAAGGTGATGAAGTGCGTTCAACTGGAAGAATAGTTGAAGTGCCGGTCGGAGAAAATTTACTAGGTAGGGTAGTTGATCCATTAGGAAGACCTCTAGATGGGAAAGGTGATATAGATACATCAGATTCACTGCCTGTTGAAAAAATAGCAGCAGGTGTTGTTGAAAGGAAGTCAATTGATCAACCTGTTCAATTTGGTCTAAAAATTGTTGATGCCATGGTACCAGTTGGAAGAGGTCAAAGAGAACTTGTTATCGGAGATAGAACTACTGGAAAAACCTCTTTATGTGTTGATGCATTAATCAATCAGAAAGATTCAGATATTATTGGAATTTATGTTGCTATAGGTCAAAAAGCTTCAAAGGTTTCTCAAGTTGTTACAAGATTTGAAGAACAAGGAGCTTTGGAAAATACAATTATTGTTACCGCTAACGCATCAGACTCTGCAGCATTACAATATCTTGCTCCATATGCTGGAGTGACTATGGCTGAGTACTTTATGTCTCAAGGAAAAGATGTCTTGATAGTTTATGATGACTTGAGTAAACATGCATGGGCATATAGGCAAATGTCACTTCTGCTTAGAAGGCCTCCAGGTAGAGAAGCATATCCAGGAGATGTTTTTTATCTTCACTCAAGATTACTTGAAAGAGCAGCTAAATTAGATGAAAAATATGGAGGTGGATCTATAACTGCATTGCCTATTATTGAAACTCAAGCAGGTGATGTTTCAGGTTACATCCCTACAAATGTTATATCTATTACTGATGGGCAACTATATTTAGAACCAGACTTGTTTAACTCAGGTGTAAGGCCTGCAGTTAACGCTGGATTATCAGTAACTAGAGTTGGATCATCTGCACAGAGAAAAGCAATGAAAGAAGTTTCAGGCTCATTAAAAGGTGAGATGGCGCAGTATGATTCCTTAAAAACTTTTGCTCAGTTTGGTACTGATGATTTGGATGCTATTACAAAACAACAACTGGCTCGTGGAGAAAGATTAACAGAACTTCTTAAACAAAATGAAAATCAACCACTATCATTTGAAAATCAGGTATCAATTTTCTATGCTGCTAACCAAGGAGCACTTGATGATGTTGAAATAGACCAAATTCCGGATTTTGAAAATCAATGGTATGATTTTGTATCTGCAAATTTACCAGAGGTTATGAAAAGTATATCTGAAGAAGGTGAACTTTCTGATTCATCCAAAAAGAGCTTAGATGATGCACTAAAGACATTCAAAGGAACATTTGGGAAGTAGTTAAATGCCAAGTACTAAAGAATTAAGAGCAAGAATCAGATCGGTTAGTAACACTTCAAAGGTTACTGGAGCTATGCAACTTATAGCAGCTTCAAAAATGAGAAGAGCTCAGCAGAATGTATTAAAAGGTAAGAAATATTCAGAAACTCTTCATAAACTTCTTATGAATTTATCAAGTTCTCTTGATCAAGATCAAAGTAATATTCCCTTGCTAGAAAAGCGTGAGGTAAAGAATAAGCTCATGATTCTAATCACTCCTGAAAGAGGTTTAGCGGGAGCATTAGTAGGAAATATTACCAGAAAAGCTTTTGAAATAATTAGTTCATCTGATGTAAAGTATAGTATCTTATCTGTTGGTAAAAAAGGCTACAGATTTGTTAATTCTAGAGGTCAAAAAATTTTAGAGCAACTAGAAATTCCAGATAGACCAGAAATTAGTGATACATATAAGATATCTGAAATTGCAATTGATGGTTTCATTGATGGTAAATGGGATCAAGTTGATATAGTTTTTAGTGAATTTTTCACGACAACATCGCAAATTCCTAAATCTCAAACAATTTTACCAATCAAAAATGATTCAGATGATGAAATCAATGAAAACCTTGATTATATTTATGAACCTTCATCATATGAAGTTCTATTTGATCTAACTCCAAAATATGTTAGATCTCAAATTTATCAATCTATTTTGGAAGCTTTTGCTAGTGAACATTCTGCAAGAATGGTTGCAATGCAAAATGCAACCGATAATGCAAATGAATTAATAGGTCAACTTACATTAGACCTAAACAAAGCAAGGCAAGAAACTATAACTGCAGAATTATTAGATCTAATAGGTGGAATTTCTGCATTAGAAGGCAAATAAAGGAGATTTACTATGGCTAAAGGTGATAAAGGAAAAGTTGTACAAGTTATTGGAACTGTTGTGGACGTTGAGTTCGACCAAAATCAGCTTCCTGAAATTTTTCACGCACTTGAACTTGAAAACGAAGGTGAAAGATTAGTTTTAGAAGTTGAACAGCATGTAGGTAACTCTTGGGCTAGATGCCTTGCTCTAGGTCCAACTGAAGGCTTATCAAGAGGAGTAGAAGTTCTTGATACTGGTGCGCCTGTTTCTGTTCCTGTGGGAAAAGATTCTCTTGGAAGATTATTTAATGTAATTGGTGACCCTATAGATGATGGAGAGCCTATAAATAAGGAAGCAATAAGGTGGCCAATTCACAGAAAAGCACCAGATTTTGATCAACAATCGGGTTCTGTTGAAGTTCTAGAAACAGGTATAAAAGTCTTAGATCTTATAACTCCTTTTGCAAAAGGTGGAAAGATTGGAGCATATGGCGGTGCAGGAGTTGGTAAAACTGTAATTATTACAGAATTGATAAGAAATATTGCTCAAGAGCACTCTGGTGTTTCCGTATTTGCCGGAGTGGGAGAAAGATCGAGAGAAGGTAATGATCTTTATCATGAGATGCAAGATTATGGTGTTCTAAATTCAACTGCGCTTGTATTCGGTCAAATGAATGAGCCTCCTGGAACTCGTGCTAGAATAGCTCTTACAGGTTTAACTATGGCAGAGTATTTTAGAGATGAACAAAAACAAGACGTTTTGCTCTTCGTTGATAATATATATAGATATATTCTTGCTGGTATGGAAGTTTCTGCTTTACTAGGTCGAATGCCTTCAGCTGTTGGTTACCAACCAACTCTATCAACTGAAATGGGAGATCTTGAAGAAAGAATAACTACTACTGTAAATGGTTCAATTACTTCTTTTCAAGCAGTTTATGTTCCTGCAGATGACTACACAGATCCTGGAATTGTTACAACATTTGGTCACTTAGATGCAAATGTTTCTTTAGATAGATCTCTCGCAGCTCAATTTTTATTTCCAGCAGTAGATCCTCTAGCTTCTAATTCTAGAATAATGGAACCAGCAATTGTTGGAGAAGATCATTACAATGCAGCAAGAGGAGTCCAACAAGTTCTACAAAGATATAAAGATCTCCAAGACGTTATAGCTATTTTAGGAATAGATGAATTGTCAGAAGAAGATCAAATAATAGTTGCAAGAGCAAGAAAAATACAAAGATTTCTAACTCAACCCTTCTTTGTAGGAGAAGTTTTTACAGGAATTCCAGGAAAATATGTACCTGTAGCTGACACCGTAAGAGGATTTTTAGAAATTATTGATGGAAAACATGACGATCTGCCAGAACAAGCGTTTTATATGGTTGGAGGTATAGAAGAAGCTGTAGCTAAAGCTGAAGAAATGAATAAGCAAATAGAAAGTAAATAGATGGCAAATAATCTCAATGTAAATATAGTGTCTCCTTCAGGAGAAGTTTTTTCGGGTGAAGCTAAAAGTGTTCAGGTACCCGGCTCGCTAGGCCAAATGACAATATTACCCAGCCACGCCGCGATTCTTTCAACTTTGAATAAAGGGAAAATTTCTGTGACAAGTGAAATAGATAAAGTTACGGATTTCGAAATTGATTCAGGGTTTATTGAGAATTCAAATGATACATTGACAATAATAATAGAAAAGCTAGCTAATATATAACTATATTATTTGTTAAGCAACCTTGCTTGATTGTAATTTTTTCAATAAGCCTAAAGCTTCTACCTTAGTAATTTCTCGGCTACATTGTATACAAGTAAGATGATATTTTCCTTGCGAGTCTGTGTTTATTTCAACGTCCCCTTTTGCTTTGCATGGGCAGCACTTAGAATAAATCACTTGTACTCCTTTATTTAAAATTTAATATTTTCAAAAGATATAATAACTTCATTTATCGTAATAAGTCAAGCATAATAATAATTTAATCGTTAACAAAATGTAAACAATAATTTTTTTTATGTTTATTTGAACGAAATCAATTCTTATATAATTGACATGATGCGTGTTAACTATTATTATGTAACTTAAGGGAGTTTTATGATTAGTAATAGAGGTTGGATAATTTCTAAAACTGTTTCAATTTCAACTAAGCAAGATCAAAGTTTTGAAAGTGAACAATTTAATTACGACCCTGTTCTAGGAGTTTATACAATTAGTGTTGCTTCTGAACTTATATCTATGCATCCAAATACTCTCAGAAAATATGATAGAAATGGTATAGTTAAACCTTCAAGAACTGATGGGAAACGTAGATTGTATTCCGAAAATGATCTTCTTAGGTTGCAAATTGTAAAATTGTTAACAGAAAAATATGGATTAAACCTAGAAGGTGCTAAATTAGTTTTAGCATTGTCAATGAAAATTAAGGAAGTTGTAAATTTACTTGAGCAGGGAGTAAGTAACCAAGTCTATAAGAATTCTGCAAAAGTTGCCTCTAAAGAATTAAGAAAACTTTTTTTAGATTTAGGGATAAAAATATAATTATGGCTAAGAAAATTAAAGAATTAGAAGATGAAATATCTCAACTTATTTCTGAAAAAGATAAATAC
This region of Dehalococcoidia bacterium genomic DNA includes:
- a CDS encoding L-histidine N(alpha)-methyltransferase, coding for MANQTQSEQYAFNAFANLPFYSSINSEFIELANIYDKKSIVDLGCGTGNITKLILEKIISAKDSVIYAVDSSKSALKTAASELENSPIVRFIHSEVQNLTDAVRDKADAMIYCNSIHYVPNKLKLLEDIGGKLNSRGVLAFNTSFYDGSHPEESHEFYRKWMFRSLRLLSKDHKMRPKKSEKVSSRQQLRPEDYVSLLEKTGYKIEHIKAKSYQVPIDGFHYISEFRDWIEGVLPGVPLDIGKKTLQKALKEVFSEMSLTTVPRNWLSVRAIKA
- the modA gene encoding molybdate ABC transporter substrate-binding protein: MKINQLIKIPLVILLTLFFIISCDEDSKIIMAAASLEEILNDHKDEFINSEQIYLNYGGSLSLARRIETNQNKIGAVIFSSNESFQVIKDMNIIKEDSISTLAYNSLVIVSSEKKFNSLEDVKSSRNKLLIADPKVAPAGIYSKQAVEKLFEYDYIKENILTSGDVSSVSNLIRTNKNMFGIVYKTEAVKNNLNIVFNIPNNFHDKIEYKVGILKSNKSKYVEEFILTLQSKKNQNNLRELGFIVK
- a CDS encoding ABC transporter permease subunit, whose product is MDIIGIIFTTLKITILSTLISFLSSVILSLLVLKYRKIILIVDVITTLPLALPPVLTGYFIIYISNGYLTFNWLGGSLACAIISLPLVYRTIFVSISSINANIVNTSRILGASRIQTFFLVVLPTLKIGIFTSIFLGFIRSISEFGATMIVSGNISGETQTLSTGIYTAILNGDDNSLFILTLSSIFLALFSIIIFNIIRRNQKALNFYE
- a CDS encoding ATP-binding cassette domain-containing protein, which codes for MNKIDFKLKINLPNFTLRSESNFSQGLNYIWGRSGQGKSTLLNSISGFIKNCEGFINVNDEIIFSSENKKSLPPEKRKISYVQQNDLLFSNLTVYENLKFGYQFLNEKDKKITPNECASYFNVEELLNLYPNELSGGQKQRVSLARAFSRNAGVVLLDEPINSLDAFSRKDILGKIEKITNELNLCLLFVTHYIEDIFEISNDILLVENGTANKKINKKDIFNHWEEEDVLNQIVDNAEFEGKFFNSNSVMISKKKFDHTNHGFYFSGIIDQIINNKNNSLLNIDCKKNYFISIDNKILNSLDLSKGSQVECFVYKNLII
- the pyrF gene encoding orotidine-5'-phosphate decarboxylase; this translates as MKSFNENLLDNIKNKKSFLIVGLDPNLAKMPTKNIYDFNREIIDNTYDLVVGYKPQMAFYESYGFDGLKALEKTIDYIKNLPEKKIIIGDCKRSDIDSTSEAYSKAMFEFWDFDSVTIVPYFGRDGILPFINRSDKGVFIVCRSSNKSAGEFQDLFSEKEQLTLYEKVALISSELNIKDNVGLVMGATYPKELEIIRNLVPSLPFLIPGIGHQKGDLAEVLNKSILDKPIILLNSSRGIIYASSKIGDYGQKARTKVLEINNEISKIYSF
- a CDS encoding bifunctional nuclease family protein; the encoded protein is MDEMIIDSLKINTMGQRVLILKQKKGSLFLAIWIAAAEADAIAIRMQKVEIPRPLTHDLLCNAIEKSGGKIKSVQIEKVDNGTFYGSISIIQQNSQNNELILDSRPSDAMVIALKLNIPILCDKSVLEKAGFKKSKLDIDNPIESDAISEGNVEKDNYSPLGEKERKSLSVFESFIDTLDIDE
- a CDS encoding AtpZ/AtpI family protein, which produces MSKKIKPHETSTKLIFSTIFLVGKYLGLGWIIITPTIIFTFGGNFLDNMLNLGYLMTLMGLMIGLIIGIIGTVRILKS